Proteins encoded within one genomic window of Mesobacillus subterraneus:
- the rarD gene encoding EamA family transporter RarD: MDKRTEQQAGVLYAAFSYILWGFLPVYWKLLDHVNADEILANRVFWSFFFIAFILLINKKWGLFTGTLLGLAKNKRQLAALAVASMLISINWFMYIWAVNTDQMIEASLGYYINPLVSVLLGMVFLKERLSLLQYVSFALAAIGVLIMTISYGQFPWIALSLAISFGLYGLAKKLIKVDSAVGLALETLVVMPLAAIYIGYLLNQGTNSLFAGSVSTTLLLAGAGAATAVPLLFFAKGAQRIPLATLGILQYIAPTLTLILGVFVYHETFSTIHLLAFTFIWSALILYSLSRTKMAAALTVKWKKEKGLPM, encoded by the coding sequence ATGGATAAAAGGACTGAACAACAAGCTGGTGTCCTATACGCAGCTTTTTCTTACATATTATGGGGGTTCCTCCCTGTCTATTGGAAGCTGTTAGATCATGTGAATGCTGATGAAATTTTGGCTAATCGTGTGTTTTGGTCTTTCTTCTTCATCGCCTTTATTCTGCTCATTAATAAGAAGTGGGGACTTTTTACAGGGACATTGCTTGGGTTGGCTAAGAACAAAAGGCAATTAGCCGCCCTGGCTGTGGCATCTATGTTAATCAGCATTAACTGGTTCATGTATATCTGGGCGGTGAATACAGACCAGATGATCGAAGCTAGCCTTGGCTATTATATCAATCCGCTCGTAAGTGTCCTTCTCGGAATGGTCTTTCTGAAGGAACGTCTATCTTTGCTGCAATATGTATCGTTTGCTCTCGCAGCAATCGGTGTTTTGATTATGACGATTTCCTACGGACAATTTCCTTGGATTGCTTTATCACTAGCAATTTCCTTTGGTCTGTACGGATTGGCGAAGAAATTGATCAAGGTAGACTCGGCTGTTGGGCTTGCGCTTGAAACACTGGTCGTTATGCCGCTCGCTGCTATCTACATTGGCTACCTCCTAAACCAGGGAACAAACTCACTATTTGCTGGCTCAGTGTCGACTACGCTGCTGCTGGCGGGTGCAGGGGCGGCTACGGCGGTTCCTCTTCTCTTTTTCGCTAAAGGTGCTCAAAGGATTCCGCTCGCAACACTTGGTATCCTGCAATATATCGCACCCACATTGACGCTCATCCTTGGGGTTTTCGTCTATCACGAAACATTCTCGACAATCCACCTGCTTGCTTTTACCTTTATCTGGTCAGCCTTGATCCTTTACTCTTTATCAAGGACAAAAATGGCAGCAGCGCTGACAGTTAAGTGGAAAAAAGAAAAGGGTTTGCCTATGTAA
- a CDS encoding NAD kinase, protein MPDRRNIYFHHTPDTTMLEKVEPLYELARRYDFNIVTDYRTANIIVSIGDDGTFLQAVRKTGFRDDCLYAGISVTGSLNMYCDFHLEDTDKMIEAITNAQIEVRRYPTIEVTIDGDTTFVCLNEFSVRSAIIKAFVMDVYIDDKHFETFRGDGMIVATPTGSTAYNKSVNGAVVDPLLPCMQVSELASVNNNDFRTLGSSFILSGDRKLTFKVAQDGNDYPIMGMDNEALSIQHVEKFDVKLSNKIIKTVKLKDNSFWEKVKRTFL, encoded by the coding sequence ATGCCAGATCGCCGTAATATTTATTTTCACCATACACCCGACACAACGATGCTGGAAAAAGTTGAGCCTCTTTATGAGCTGGCTCGCCGTTATGATTTCAATATCGTGACCGACTATCGAACCGCAAATATTATTGTAAGTATTGGTGATGACGGTACCTTCCTGCAGGCTGTCAGGAAGACCGGCTTCCGCGATGATTGCCTATATGCCGGTATTTCAGTGACTGGATCGCTGAATATGTATTGCGATTTCCATCTCGAAGATACGGATAAAATGATTGAAGCAATCACTAATGCACAAATCGAAGTCAGACGCTATCCGACGATCGAAGTAACAATCGATGGCGATACAACATTTGTCTGCCTGAATGAATTCAGCGTACGTTCAGCGATCATAAAAGCATTTGTAATGGATGTATATATCGACGACAAGCATTTTGAAACCTTCCGTGGAGATGGTATGATTGTCGCTACTCCTACGGGAAGCACAGCGTATAATAAGTCGGTAAACGGCGCAGTTGTTGACCCTCTCCTTCCGTGCATGCAAGTCAGCGAACTTGCTTCTGTAAACAATAATGATTTCCGGACCCTCGGCTCTTCTTTCATCTTGAGCGGAGACCGAAAGCTTACCTTCAAGGTTGCCCAGGACGGAAATGATTATCCAATCATGGGAATGGATAACGAAGCACTTAGCATTCAACATGTCGAAAAATTCGATGTGAAACTGAGCAACAAAATCATCAAAACTGTCAAACTCAAGGACAACTCATTCTGGGAAAAAGTAAAGAGGACATTCTTATAA